DNA from Deltaproteobacteria bacterium:
CAGTACACAGTACTGTCAGACTGGTGAGGATTCGCCCGGTCGGCTGCACGTTACCCAAAGATTTGTCGCACACCCGCATCATAGCCCCACCGGGCACACCCGTTGCCCAGCGCTCGCAGCTACTTAATAGGCCGTGGGCACCGTGGTTACGGCAATCTTGGAAGCGGCTGGGTCCGCAGATCAGACGGCTCCTGGTTGGCAGCGGGCGCGGCGCCCTCGGCCGGCTAACTCACTTGCGGTGCTACTGATGGCTTGCTCCGGGCTTGGCGTCTTGGCCTATCACCGGGAGTGTCATGCGCGAGGCGCGAACGGAAGAACGCCAGAAGCGGAGCGTCGGTCACGGCGCTGAAGTGGTCGACCGCCAGCCGCACCCCGTCGCGCATGGGGAGGTAGAACGACGAGCGCACAAAGCCGGGGTACTGCGCCGGCCGGGTCCGCCCCTCCCGACTCCACCACGCCCGATCGGTGGCGATGTGCGTGCAGCCCGCCGCGATCGACATGGCCGCGGCAAGGATACGGGCGAGCGCCCGGCGTGAGCTCATCGTTGACCTCCGTTGGTTTTGTTTGCCGAAGAGATGGGGGCGAGGGATTGGATGGAGGCACCTTGCCTGGTGCCGCCCTGATGGCGCTTATCTCATCGCGTAAATCGTTCGTCCGCCGGTGATCGTTTCCAGTACCTTCATCTCGCGGATCGCGTCGGGATGGGCAACTGGGTTGTCGGAGAGGATCACCAGGTCCGCGTACTTCCCTTTCTCGATCGAGCCGCGGTTGTCTTCCTGAAACACTTGCCAGGCGGCATCGATGGTGACGGCGCGCAGCGCGGCCATCGGCGCAATGCGTTCAGCCGGTCCGATCAGCCGGCCGGCGGCGGATCGGCGCTGCACCGCGCACCACACCGCCATCAGCGGACTGATCGGCAGCACCGGCGTGTCGGTGTGAATGCTGAAGCGCACGCCGCGGTCGAGCGTGGACTTGAGCGGGCTGATGCGGGCGGTGCGTCCGGGGCCGAGAAACACGTCCCAGTGGCGGTCGGCGAAATAGAAGACGTGCGGGTTGTGATAGGTGGGGCTGATGCCGAGCGCCTTCATGGCGTCGAGCTGATCGAGGCGCGCGGTTTGCGCGTGAACGATGAGGTGGCGTGCGTCCGGCCGCGGCGATGCCTGTTGCGCCGCCGCGATCGCCACGATGATGTCGTCGATCGCCGCATCACCGTTGCCATGAATGGCAACCTGCAGCCCGGCCGTGTGGAACTTGCTCACCAGCTTCGTGAGTTCGTCCCGCGAGTGAGTCGGATAAGCCCGGTAGCCGGCATCGCCGCGGTAGGGCGTGGTGTAGGGCTCACTGAGATAGGCGGTGTAGATGTAGATGGAGCCGTCGGCGACCAGCTTGACCGCGCCGACGTGGAACCCGTCGCTGTTGAAGTCGCCCGGGTCGAGCGCGCCGGCGACGATGCGCTCGCCCAACGCCGCATCCGGCCACACGATCAGCCGCTGCGAGATTAGGCCGAGCGTGGATAGGCGCGACACCGCGGTGAACATCTTCTCGTCAGCCAGGCCGACTTGGGCCGTAGTCACACCGGCCGCGGCGTACTCGGCCGTGGCGTAGCGCGCCGCCTTCACGCCCTCGAGGAAAGACAATGCCAACGTCTGCTTCATAGCAGCGTGGTGAGCGGTCTCCTCCAGCCGCCCCGTCGGCTCGTGCGTCGCCGGGTCCTTGTGAATGACGCCGCCAGGCGGGTCGGGCGTTGTCGCCGTGATGCCGAGCAGCTTGAGCGCAACGCTGTTGACCACCGCGGTGTGCCCGCTGATGTGCCATGCATACACCGGGTGATCCACCGACACTCGATCGAGATCGGCACGGGTGAAGTGCCGCCCCTCGGCCAGCGCCATGTCGTCGTAGCCGTAGCCCACAACCCACCGGCCGCGGCGC
Protein-coding regions in this window:
- a CDS encoding amidohydrolase gives rise to the protein MRKLGKAALFAVAALAAVAAVGFYVVRSLRQPPESRIFLNGTVLTMDAHDSIAQAVALARDRIVAVGTNEEVQRLVAKGSIVVDLHGQTMLPGFIDAHGHFPGSGLAAIAVDLNSPPIGAIKDIPAAIAALQAKARATRRGRWVVGYGYDDMALAEGRHFTRADLDRVSVDHPVYAWHISGHTAVVNSVALKLLGITATTPDPPGGVIHKDPATHEPTGRLEETAHHAAMKQTLALSFLEGVKAARYATAEYAAAGVTTAQVGLADEKMFTAVSRLSTLGLISQRLIVWPDAALGERIVAGALDPGDFNSDGFHVGAVKLVADGSIYIYTAYLSEPYTTPYRGDAGYRAYPTHSRDELTKLVSKFHTAGLQVAIHGNGDAAIDDIIVAIAAAQQASPRPDARHLIVHAQTARLDQLDAMKALGISPTYHNPHVFYFADRHWDVFLGPGRTARISPLKSTLDRGVRFSIHTDTPVLPISPLMAVWCAVQRRSAAGRLIGPAERIAPMAALRAVTIDAAWQVFQEDNRGSIEKGKYADLVILSDNPVAHPDAIREMKVLETITGGRTIYAMR